In Fusobacterium sp. DD2, a genomic segment contains:
- a CDS encoding Fic family protein has protein sequence MSNFINNDAKLLYDMIISLNKTIVNDSRQAAKREFSVINEGTLINYCNSIFSYKPFSTELLCESFEEGVAYTIYHLNKGHCFSDGNKRTTFAVTMLFIETFGKVNFDTEFFSGVLAMFLVYMLDNNISEKQVYEWVKKQFSSKF, from the coding sequence ATGTCTAATTTTATTAATAATGACGCTAAATTGCTTTATGATATGATTATCAGTTTAAATAAAACTATTGTAAATGATTCAAGACAGGCTGCAAAAAGAGAGTTTTCTGTAATAAATGAGGGAACATTAATAAATTACTGTAACTCTATATTCTCCTATAAACCTTTTTCTACAGAACTTCTATGCGAATCTTTTGAAGAAGGAGTTGCATATACAATATATCACCTGAATAAAGGTCACTGCTTTTCAGATGGAAATAAAAGAACTACATTTGCAGTAACTATGTTATTTATTGAAACTTTTGGTAAAGTAAATTTTGACACTGAATTTTTCTCTGGTGTTTTGGCTATGTTCTTAGTATATATGCTGGATAATAATATCTCAGAAAAACAAGTTTATGAATGGGTTAAAAAACAGTTCAGTTCTAAGTTTTAA